A region of the Oncorhynchus gorbuscha isolate QuinsamMale2020 ecotype Even-year linkage group LG02, OgorEven_v1.0, whole genome shotgun sequence genome:
ACGTGCCACTGTTCGCTTCATCCAGAGAGgcactaggagagagacaggaaaacaCACGGACTCACTCAGTCACACGTATTTACCTTCATGGACAATACCCTCATTTATTGGACAGTGTGTCATCACGAGGGCAGCCAACAGTCAATAAACAACAGACAATGGAACCTTTACtgcatagacatggaatcactggccacctgaataatggaacactagtcactttatgaaatgattacatactgctttactcatctcatatgtatatactgtattctattctactgtattttagtcaatgccactcagacgttgctcgtcctaatattgaCATATTTCTTCATgacattcttttacttttagatttgtgtgtattgttgtaaattgttagatactactgcactgtcggagcgaggaacacaagcatttcgcaacaccggcaataacatctgctaaatatgtgtatgcgaacAATAAAATTGGACTTGATTTGGtgtagctcaattggtagagcatgtgCAATGCtgtggttgtgggtttgattcctacggggggggggggggaccagtaCAAAACGAAAAGTATGCACTCACTAACtctgagtcgctctggataagagcgtctgctaaatgactaaaacgtatgcactcactaactctgagtcgctctggataagagtgtaggctaaatgactaaaacgtatgcactcactaactctgagtcgctctggataagagtgtctgctaaatgactaaaacgtatgcactcactaactctgagtcgctctggataagagcgtctgctaaatgactaaaacgtatgcactcactaactctgagtcgctctggataagagcgtctgctaaatgactaaaacgtatgcactcactaactctgagtcgctctggataagagcgtctgctaaatgactaaaacgtatgcactcactaactctgagtcgctctggataagagcgtctgctaaatgactcgcaTGTAAAAATGTAATTACTCGTAGTTatagctacagtgcattcagaaagtattcagaccacttgactttttcccacattttgttatgttacagccttattctaacatggattgaatagtttttccccctcaatctacacacaataccccataatgacatcacaatgccccataatgacatcacaatgccccataatgacatcacaataccccataatgacatcacaatgccccataatgacaaagaaaaaacagtcaatcaatcaataatataataattattttatctaaatgttttatttttcatttacaatctgtagaacctgtgaaatagcacagttacaaatcaaactggatggacatcagaaatagaggaaggaataaaaacaaacaaaatataactattgtaaaatagattgtctgtaaaatgtgtataagatgtataaactgaaagtaaaagcctaagtgtttattagtttacgccaattgggggaagggtggtagggtttgcagggaataaaggtatattcttcaaaaagtatgtatgtctatataggtatgtgtatgtaagtatgtatatggatatatatatttaccctaaaaaaataaattatgcagacaattacattgatggaagcaacattccttccgcaatattaagctgatccaccccttaaatttatttgctaatttataaataaaaaaatatattaaaaaaatatggaaatatcacatttacataagtattcagaccctttactcagtgctttattgaagcaccttgcCAGCGATTACTACAGCCTCAAGTCCTCTTGGGTATGAcagtacaagcttggcacacctatatttggggagtttttcccattcttctctgcagatcctctcaagcgctgtcaggttggatggggagcatcacagcacagctattttcaggtctctccagagatgtacgatcgggttcaagtctgggctctggctgggccactcaaggacattcagagacttgtcccgaagccactcctgcgttgtcttggctgtgtacttagggtttttgtcctgttagaaggtgaaccctCGCCCCAGTATGAggttctgagtgctctggagcaggttttcatgaaggatctctctgtactatgCTCCATTGATCTTTcccccgatcctgactagtctcccagtacctgcagctgaaagacatccccacaccatgatgttgtcaccaccatgcttcactgtagggatggcgccagatttcctccagacataacgcttggcattcaggccaaagagttcaatctcggtTTCATCAGACTTGAGAATATAGTttttcatggtttgagagtcctttaggcgccttttggcaaactccaagcggactgtcatatgccttttactgaggagtggcttccgtctggccactaacataaaggcctgattggtgtagtgctgcagagatggttgtccttctggaaggttctcccatctccagagaggaactgtggagctctgtcatagtgaccatcgggttcttggtcacctccctgaccaaggcccttctcacccgattgctcattttggccaggcagccagctctaggaagagtcttagtggttgcaaacgtcttccatttaaacatgatggaggccacagtgttctttgggatcttcaatgctgcataaatgttttggtacccttccccaggtctgtgccttgaaacaatcctgtctctgagctctacagacaattccttcgacatcatggcttggtttttgctctgacatgcactgtcaactgtgggaccttatatagacaggtgtgtgcctttccaaatcatgtcccatctattgagtttaccacatgtggactccaatcaagttgtagaaacatctcaaggatgatcctgagctcaatgttgagtctcggagcaacgggtctgaatacttatgtaaatatggttGTTCTGTTTTcgattttaatacatttgcaaacatttctaaaaacctgtttttactttgtcattattggatattgtgcgtagattagaggtcgaccgattaatcggaatggccgattaattagggccgatttcaagttttcataataatcggaaatctgtatttttggacaccgatttggccaattacaaaaaataataataataattttgtttttttacacctttatttcatctttatttagtcaatcaccaccttccggagacacctgaaaccccacctctttaaggaatacctaggataggataaagtaatccttctcaccccccccccttaaaatatttagatgcactattgtaaagtggttgttccactggatgtcataaggtgaatgcaccaatttgtaagtcgctctggataagagcgtctgctaaatgacttaaatgtaaatgtaaatgtaatctttatttaactaggcaagtcagttaagaacacattcttattttcaatgacggcctaggaacggtgggttaactgccttgttcaggggcagaacgacagatttttaccttgtcagttcagggattcaatcttgcaaccttacagttaactagtccaacgctctaaccacctgcctctcattgcactccacgaggagcctgcctgttatgcgaatgcagtaagccaagataagttgctagctagcattacttatcttataaaaaacaatcaatcaatcataatcactagttaactacacatggctgatgatattactagtttatctagcgtgtcctgcgttgcatataatcgatgcggtgcgtattgtTGCTctaatgtgtacctaaccataaacatcaatgcctttcttaaaatcaatacacagaagtatatattttttaaacctgcatatttagctaaaataaatccaggttagcaggcaatattaaccaggtgaaattgtgtcacttcccttgcgttcattgcacgcaaaGTCAGGATATATACAACAGTTTGGGATGCCTAATtttccagaattttacgtaattatgacataacattgaaggttgtgcaatgtaacaagaatatttagacttatggatgccacccattagataaaatacggaacggttccgtatttcactgaaagaataaacgtcttgttttcgaaatgatagtttccggattcgaccatattaatgacctaaggctcgtatttctgtgtgttatcatgttataactaagtccatgatttgatagagcagtctgactgagcgatggtaggcaccagcaagctcgtaagcattcattcaaacagcactttcatgtgtttgccagcagctgtttatgacttcaagcctatcaactcccgagattaggctggtgtaaccaatgtgaaatggctagctagttagcggggtgcgcgctaatagcttttcaaatgtcacttgctctgagacttgaagtggttgttccccttgctctggatgggtaacgctgcttcgagggtgactgttgtcgatgtgttcctgtttcaagcccaggtaggagcgaggagagggatggaagctatactgttaaactggcaatactaaaataagaacatccaatagtcaaaggttaatgaaatacaaatggtatagagggaaatagtcctacaATTCCTATAataaactacaacctaaaacatcttacctgggaatattgaagactcatgttaaaaggaaccaccagctcatatgttctgagcaaggaactttaacgtaagctttcttacatggcacatatattgcacttttactttcttttccaacactttcttttttcattatttaaaccaaattgaacatgtttcattatttatttgaggctaaatgtattttattgatgtattatattaagttaaaataagtgttcattcagtattgttttaattgtcattattacaaatacattattttttaatatatatattttttaatcagccgattaatcgttgccggctttttttggtcctccaataaaaaGATGAAGCTGCTATCATCTGCTATCATCTctagtgtagattgatgaggaaaaacaattatttaatacattttagaataaggctgtaatgtaacaaaatgtggaaaatgtcaagggatctgaatactttccgaatgcactgtatttttgAGACAAGATCCTATAACACGAGTCACTCGGACAGTTTTGATGATGGCATGCTTTTCAGTTTATGACTCGGCTCAACTTGCGCCCAGGAAACAGGCTAGTTTGATGCACGTGACCCAAGTAATGTGTTTAGGTAGAGCTGTGCTGTACGTACCTGCGGATAGCCTGAGAGGGGGACCTTTGTTTGCTGCCGGAGCTGCCAGAGTGACTGAGGAACCtggacaggtagacagaggggtGGTTAGTACCATCTTTCCATTTTCTCTCTGCAGGCACAATGTGTTCAGGCAGTCATGATATAGAATGGGTTCAGGTGGATTTAAGAACTGGAGAACAACAGACAATCTATCGAAGGGTGTGCATTCATCTAACAAGGCACAGAAACATGCATTTAATTCTCCAACCTGACAGTTTTCTATACATACATCCACCTCCTTAAACGTTCACAATCTCACTCTATCACACATCTGTCTCTACCTGTGTGCACGGCCGGCAACCCTCCTTCGATGAATTAGACTCTCTGCTCTACAAATTAAGGATCGTCGTCTAGTAGCCACACATCATGTGTGCACCAATCAGGTCCAAGGAAGAGGCGAggtggaggaggagcaggagatggatgaagcagggagggaataagaggagagaagaggggagccAATGACAGGGAGGTTCGTTAGATGCAGAGCAGGAATAGAGATAGTTAAAGCGTGGTGATGGAGTAACTTCAGGAGAAAGAAGAGTAGTAAAATGTCTGGAAAGGAACTAAGGTCTGCGCATACAATGGATAAAACACAGGTAATACACTCTTGGGAAAAAAggttctatctagaacctaaaagggttcttcagctgtccccacaggagaaccctttgaagaactgtTTTTCTTTGGTTACAGGCCGAACCCTTttcccacagagggttctacatggaaccaaaaaggttcatcctggaaccaaaaagggtttatcgtatggggacagccgaataacccttttggaaccctttcttCTGAGAGCGTATAGAAGGACCCAATGCAAGAGAAATGATAATGTGCACTCCTGTCTTGTAGAATGAAAAGAAGAGTCCTTCCCCCTTCCAACCCTCTCCTCCAAGAACATCCCAGGATCTTCCTGCCCTTTCACTGATAAGGGGTcaaggatggagtgagagagctCAGCAGAGGTGAGGGCGGGGGATGCTGAGCTCAGCAGAGGCGAAGAGGGCAGAGAGATATGGGGCTAGGAGCAGGAATCAGAGTGAGGTGAGGTCAGAGAGGAGGAAACGACCatggggtcagaggtcagccTCTCACCTGTTCTGTTGCTCCTGCTGCAGGAGCTGGACGGCAATCTTCCTCAGGTCCAGCACCTCCTTcagctcttcctcctcctcctcctcttcctcctcctcagctAGCTGATCTTTATCAGAGCTGCAGGCCACAGGGACATGACAGTCAGAAACCTACGCCAACTGCTTCACACTCGCACTGTAATAACATGAACTCACAATGTGGCCATACTATAGTGGCAGCTATCCAACGGCAGCCTTCTCAGCATGTCTCCTGTTCCGGCCTGTTGTTATTATTTCACGACTGCTATCATCTAGCTGCTTTCATCTAGCTGCTATCATCTAGCTGTTATCATCTAGCTGCTATCATCTAGCTGCTAAGTATCAACTCACCTACAGTACATTAACCAGGGTTGTAAATCAATTATCTAAGGAGACTGACAGATCAATATTATTACTTAAATAACTTGAAGGTGAATTCTCTGCCCTTCCTCCTCCTGTCTATCCGTGTAGTGAGGACTTACCCAGACTCCTCTTTCCAGCTTTCCTTATCTTTGCTTTGGTGTGACTTGTTAAGAACCTTCTCCAATTCCTGAAACACAGAACAAATAGTCAGATTCATTAattcaataaaaacatttttttatttttttaaagttatagttaagcaataaggccagaggaggtgtggtatatggccaatataccacggctaagggctgttcttatgtgtGCCATAATGCAGAATGCTTGGATACAGCCCTTATTGctaggtgccttattgctattataaactggttaccaatgtaatcaGAACAGTAAAAagtaatgttttgtcatacccgtggtatacggtctgatgtaCCAcggttgtcagccaatcagcattcagggcccgaaccacccagtttataacaaGATGTGTAAAACCCCTACACTACTATCCAGGTTCAATCACAAGCCTGTTTTCCATTATCGATCCAAGTCAGGCCGAGACACATTTCACTTGGCCTTTAAGCGCTGTGCCTTGGCTTATTCCACAAGTCCCCCCCCCACATAAAAAACTATCAAGATTATCTATTTGCCTCTTCCATTAGTAAGGCAGGCCTTACTTTTGGTGGAGGTTTCAGTGAGGAGGCAGCAAGAAGAGGAAGTACAATGTCCAGGACATTTATTTACAGTGCAGGAGTGGCAAACTGTACACTACGTATAATTGTACAAACAATTAAACAAACAGGGCGTAGACCGGTAACAAACAAACAACTGAAAATAAATCAAAGAAAGGTTGAGCTCAATAAATCAAACAAACCCCAATCATGCCTGAAACCAATGGCAGCATTCCATCCTTACCCCGCCTCGGTCTGCCCAACAATTAAATGACAGGGCTTAAGTACATCTCAACACGGCCTTCGCCTTAGAAGAAACCACTTCGACCAAATCACAAATACACGGTCAAAATACATACTTGAAATCATCAATAACCACAATAAGGTAACCCCATTGACATTTCATAAATATGCACACTTCAATGAATAGTATAACACCATGCATAAAGCAGAAAAAGATAGGTTGTCTCATTTAGCTCCCACCCCCCCTTGGGCTTGGCAAGCTTGGCACGAGCCACCACACAGGATCTCTCGCACTTCTTCAGACTGCGGACCTGGTTGGCACAGCAGGAAGAAATAATTCACCTCTTCAATCAACAATGCTTAACACGGAAGTTTGTAACAGAGTATATATGAACAGACTACAGGCCGACACCAGCTCTGTGACAACTCCACAATCGCACTAATCTACACTACATGGCAAAGGTCATGTCgaaaccccttcaaattagtggatttggctatttcagctcACAGGTGTTGCCGGCAGGTGTacaaaaatcgagcacacagccatgtaaacattggcagtagaatggaatttatttaactaggaaagtcagaacggtctgtactgaagagctcagtgacttttaatgTGGCATAGGAtatcacctttccaacaagtcagatcatcaaatttctgccctgctagagctgccttggtcaactgtaagtgctgttattgtgaagaggaaatgtctaggagcaacaacggctcagcctctgagtggtaggccacacaagctcacagaacaagaccacagagtgctgaagtgcgttaaaacagtctgtcctcagttgcaacgcTCATTACaggattccaaacttcttctggaagcaacgtcagcacaataactgtttgttgggagcttcatgacatgggtttccatggccgagcagccgcacacaagcctaagatcaccatgcacaatgccaagcgtcggctggagtgatgtaaagctcgcattagactctggagcagtggaaacgtgttctccggagtgatgaatcacgtttcaTCATCTGGAAGTCTGACAGAAtcatctgggtttggtggattccaggagaacgctacctgtccgaatgcatagtgccaactgtaaagtctggtggaggaggaataatggtctggggttgtttttcatggtttggcctaggtcccttagttccagggaagttaaatattaacgctacagcatacaatgaccgtatagatgattctgtgcttccaactttgcggcaacagtttggggaaggccctttcctgttgcagcatgacaatgcccctgtgcataatgtgaggtccatacagaaatggtttgtcgagattggtgagGAACAACTtggctggcctgcacagagtcctgacctcaaccccattgaacatggaacgccgactgtgagccaggagTAATTGCCCATCATCAATGCCAGACCTAACTAATACTcttgtgtctgaatggaagcaagtccccgcagaaatgttccaacatctagtgaacagccctcccagaagagtggaggcggttgtagcagcaaaggggggaccaactccatattaatggccatgattttggaatgagatgttcgacgagcaggtgtccacatacttctgtccTTCTcccagcacatatcaaagctgcaggctagtTAAATCTATACTGGGTTTCCGCTATCGTAATCACTCccctttcaccccagctgccaaactactgcagccctcatcctccacatacaacactcgttctgccagtcacattctggaAAGGTCCCCAAAgtgcacacatccctgggttgctcgTTTTTTCAGTTCGCTgtagctagtgactggaacaagctgcaacaaacactcaaactggactgtTCGGTTTCTTCATTCAAAAtttttactgacagttgtggctgctttgcgtgatgtattgttgtctctaccttctttgaAATCCAATCAGAGGTcaaatagaggtcctggatggcaggaagcttggccacagtgatgtactgggccgtacgcactaccctctgtaatgccttgcggtcggaggccgagcaattgccataccaggcagtgatgcaaccagtcaggatggtctcgatggtgcagctgtacaaccttttgaagatctgaatcttttcagtctcctgagggggaataggttttgttgtgccctcttcacgactgtcttggtgtgctggaccatgttagtttgtgctgttgtctgtgcccaacaatGTTTGTAACATGTTtcgtgttgttaccatgttgtgttggtaccatgctgttgtcacgttgtgttgctaccatgttgttgtcatgttgtgttgctaccctgCTGTGTTGTCATTTGTTGCTGCCGTgcaatgttgttgtcttaggactctctttatgtagtgttgtgttgtctctcttgtcgtgatgtgtgttttgtcctatatttcttatttctttattttttactcccagcccccgtccccgcggGAGGCCTTTTGTCTtctggtaggccttcattgtaaataagaatttgttcttaactgacttgcctagcgtTAGGTTCTAAATATCAGAGTAAGAAATCGACAGACACTATGAAAGCTccaaccaagtttattcaccaaTTGGGTCCAtacacctgcataacacaaaatatattcacacaagcactgatatttaaccctatTTAACCCcgagtctcctcctacacatctgaacagccaatgcatctcggttgctagacagaaccttagtgatatcCGTTCTTCCTCACTTCCTCTAACCTGACCTCTGCCCCAAAATGTTCACTCCTCCAACTCATGGCTGTCATGTTGACTCGTACCAGACTGGGTACATTCTCCTCGAATAGGATCCCTGATGGCTAACAATAACATATCGGGACAGAACGGAAATGTtatacattcccctctctccctcagtgacattaataagtatatttcatattTTCAGAACCAAacactagttaaataaaaggttaaataaaccatttaaaaaaaagatatatattgtACTTTAATTCTTTGCCTGATTTAGGGCACTTAAGAGCTGTGAATGTCAGGTATGGGATCGCAAGTTTTATGACTTGATGAAAGTTATGATTAGTTTTAAGCACGGATTAAGCTTGTACTAACAATCTCCTATACCCCGGAGCTAATAGTGGAAAAGAAACAGAGAGTGGTAGCACAGTACCTCACCCGCGGATAGCTCGACAGAGGAAGACAGGCTAGTTACTGGTGTACGTGTAGTGGCCATACAGCTCCCTATGGATGTCTTGTGATGTACCTTTATACAGGAGATGTAGGGTCCACCACTCTGCTGCCCGTCCCCCTCTGACAGGGCAGCATCCTCCTCTGGGTTGGGCTCGATGAAGTCATAGGGTTCCTGATCTACGGGCACAACACACCAGGTTGAACCTCAGACTATGTGCTTGTAGCCAGTTGAGCTCAAATACTGTTACCGAACAGTCAAATCCACTGCATCTAAAAACAGGCCTTACCTTTGCCTGAGTCCatcttggagaggagagagagcgcgtCGGCGCGGGCCGTCTCTGAGACCTGAGAGTGCAGGCTGATGGTGTCATCGTCAGAAggctagaggaagagagagaggggcgaggaggAGAAGGGAACTTAAGAGGTAAGTGAGCGTGAACCATAAACGAGTGTACTGAACATGTCTGCATGACCTACAGAAGGTGGTTGACTTGGGCCGGAGCTGACAGGAACATTGTACAGGCACCTCAAATATTCTACTGTTTTAGTTCCTGCAAAATATTATGGTGTTCCAGCACCTAAAATGAGTACCGGCACCTACTTCAGTCCAAGTCCAGCACTGCCTATAGAATAAATACTCAGGGGCAGTATCAATTTGCTGTGGTTGAACGCACACCAATAGGCTTCGTACAGTTTAAGCCTCACTACAGTCTGACTACAGTGGGTGAACTCTGACCTCCGTCGTAGACAGTCTTTTATCCCCGTTGTCACTGCCGATACCAGAGTCAGGACCGTGGTTCTTACTGGGGTAAAAATCCTCCATGCTGCAGAGACATGTAAAGGGATAGTCAGAAATAAAAGAGAGTCAGACAGTTTTGCTCAAGTCACAATCATGACGACATCATAAGCACTTCATAATACGTCGAACCTGTGTCAGTAATCTTCAAATATATGTTATACCAGTTGTCATTATAGTTTAATGGAACACACATTCATGATGCATATGGTCTATTGTCTTGTCTGTAGTATACGTAGTAGTATGATATGATATAAGAGTGTACCTGTCGGTCAGAGGCTGGGGAAGGCAGCGTTTGCCCAGGGAGGGGAGGTCCAGAGAGTCAGGCTTCTTATTCAACCTACATGTTTGGATGTTCAGGTACTTAAAGATGTGCACCTTGCCCTTCAGGCAGATCTGAAATACACAAATAGTAGAGGAAATTAAGTGTGCAATTGTTCCTTGGAGATGGTGGTATTTCATGAATACTGTCACAGCTGGGTGGGGGGGGTTCTAGGCACATTGCCGAGCTGAGGGTAACCTGTGTATTACTGTAGCCACATCCCTGTTACACATCCAGATGGCAGCGGATATTCCCATGCAGCGCCAAATGTCAAGTACAGCACAAACTACCACAGATGTTGccacacaagaacacacacacacacacctgtgcagGTGGGGACTGCATAGGGTTGTTGTCGAGGATGATGTGCTGCAGCTGCCTGAGTCTCCTGTAGACAGGAGGGATCTCTGTGATCTTATTGCAGGAGAAGTCTAGTCTGGTGAGTGGCAGGTCCGCcaactctggagagagagcgaggggtagagaaAAATAAAGAAAGCATAAAAGGCATGGGGTTGGATatagaatagggagagagagtacGGTAAACCTATATAGTTGGTATCTGTCGCTGCTCTGGGGTCCAGAGAGGTGTttgggaagagagaaagagtgaagaggACCAGGGGAGAGAACAGAAACTGCTACATACCCTCAGGCAGCATGTGAAGACAGTTCCTCCTGATGTTGAGTTCCCGTAAGGCCTGGAGCCTCCCCACCTGAGGGGGCAGCACCTGGATCTCATTACAGCTGATGTCCTACAGGGGGAAGACCGAGAGCAGGTGGTCATACAGAGACCTAACAAATGACTGGACATAGATCATAAATACATGTGGaaagacacacgcacactcatGTGCTCTGGGCCAGTGCTCACCAACTCCATCAGCTCTTTGGCCTTCCCAATTTCCTCTGGGATGGACACTAGCTTGTTGTTGCTCACCACCAGCACTTTGAGGGGGAGGCTAAACAGGTATTTTGGCAATGTTGAGAGAAGGTTCCGGCTACAGAAACACAAAATACACATATTCACTATAGTCAGTATTCAGCAACAAAGGACAACCATCTTAAAATAATGCTA
Encoded here:
- the LOC124007255 gene encoding leucine-rich repeat and calponin homology domain-containing protein 2-like isoform X5; its protein translation is MKMASSQGGVGAVTALPNHHLSNGPHWNLGINQHQLHTARSLDRALEDAVCSGTLNLSGRKLRDYPGLCYDLTDTTQADLSKNRLTEIPPEVCLFAPLESLNLYHNCIKCIPETIINLQMLTYLNISRNLLSTLPKYLFSLPLKVLVVSNNKLVSIPEEIGKAKELMELDISCNEIQVLPPQVGRLQALRELNIRRNCLHMLPEELADLPLTRLDFSCNKITEIPPVYRRLRQLQHIILDNNPMQSPPAQICLKGKVHIFKYLNIQTCRLNKKPDSLDLPSLGKRCLPQPLTDSMEDFYPSKNHGPDSGIGSDNGDKRLSTTEPSDDDTISLHSQVSETARADALSLLSKMDSGKDQEPYDFIEPNPEEDAALSEGDGQQSGGPYISCIKELEKVLNKSHQSKDKESWKEESGSDKDQLAEEEEEEEEEEELKEVLDLRKIAVQLLQQEQQNRRRSLICRAESLIHRRRVAGRAHRFLSHSGSSGSKQRSPSQAIRSASLDEANSGTSVLSGQPSSSCSYDGSLKSESDTEPKWPEVPPVLNQNEERRRNKYLRKDYLKNKCQSARRNSSGNDECEEVLRNAEFSTTLTVFGLKPRSAFCRSSRQEPSDPSFTMRRKMEHLREEMEQVGILRQNLESRLKVLLPDDVGAALMDGVVLCHLANHIRPRSVASIHVPSPAVPKLSMAKCRRNVENFLDACKKLGVPQDKLCLPHHILEERGLVKVGMTVQALLDLPASKPTQLSAV
- the LOC124007255 gene encoding leucine-rich repeat and calponin homology domain-containing protein 2-like isoform X4, which produces MKMASSQGGVGAVTALPNHHLSNGPHWNLGINQHQLHTARSLDRALEDAVCSGTLNLSGRKLRDYPGLCYDLTDTTQADLSKNRLTEIPPEVCLFAPLESLNLYHNCIKCIPETIINLQMLTYLNISRNLLSTLPKYLFSLPLKVLVVSNNKLVSIPEEIGKAKELMELDISCNEIQVLPPQVGRLQALRELNIRRNCLHMLPEELADLPLTRLDFSCNKITEIPPVYRRLRQLQHIILDNNPMQSPPAQICLKGKVHIFKYLNIQTCRLNKKPDSLDLPSLGKRCLPQPLTDSMEDFYPSKNHGPDSGIGSDNGDKRLSTTEPSDDDTISLHSQVSETARADALSLLSKMDSGKDQEPYDFIEPNPEEDAALSEGDGQQSGGPYISCIKELEKVLNKSHQSKDKESWKEESGSDKDQLAEEEEEEEEEEELKEVLDLRKIAVQLLQQEQQNRRRSLICRAESLIHRRRVAGRAHRFLSHSGSSGSKQRSPSQAIRSASLDEANSGTSVLSGQDPDFTDDDDAFSEPSSSCSYDGSLKSESDTEPKWPEVPPVLNQNEERRRNKYLRKDYLKNKCQSARRNSSGNDECEEVLRNAEFSTTLTVFGLKPRSAFCRSSRQEPSDPSFTMRRKMEHLREEMEQVGILRQNLESRLKVLLPDDVGAALMDGVVLCHLANHIRPRSVASIHVPSPAVPKLSMAKCRRNVENFLDACKKLGVPQDKLCLPHHILEERGLVKVGMTVQALLDLPASKPTQLSAV